One part of the Vicia villosa cultivar HV-30 ecotype Madison, WI linkage group LG6, Vvil1.0, whole genome shotgun sequence genome encodes these proteins:
- the LOC131608877 gene encoding UDP-glycosyltransferase 83A1-like, producing the protein MGIPHFLAIPYPIPGHINPLMQFSHLLSKHGCKITFLNTDYIHKRINKNNLKNEPTTTINFVTLPDGLEPEDDRSNHKKVIFSIKRNMPLMLPKLIEEVNDLDDENKVSCIVVTFNMGWALEVGVKLGIKGALLWTASATSLACCYRIPQLIDDGIIDSEGFPTKTQEIQLSPNMPKMETTNFPWKAHDKILFDHISQEMLAIDLGHWWICNTTFNLEHATFSISPKILSIGPLMSHENESNKSSFWQEDTTCLDWLDQHPPRSVVYVSFGSLAIMDQNQFNELALGLDLVNKPFLWVVRPSNDNKIKYAYPNEFVGNKGKIVGWAPQKKILNHPSIACFVSHCGWNSTIEGVYCGVPFLCWSFYGDQFVNKSYVCDVWKVGLELNKDENGLVLREEIKKKVEQLLGDQGIQERSLKLKELTLDNIVEEGHSSKNLQNFINWAK; encoded by the exons ATGGGAATTCCTCACTTTCTAGCAATTCCATACCCAATCCCAGGTCACATAAATCCCCTAATGCAATTCTCTCATCTTTTATCCAAACATGGCTGCAAGATCACTTTCCTCAACACAGACTACATCCACAAAAGAATCAACAAAAACAACCTCAAAAATgaaccaacaacaacaataaacttTGTCACACTTCCAGATGGTTTGGAGCCTGAAGATGATAGAAGTAACCATAAGAAAGTTATATTCTCAATCAAAAGAAACATGCCTTTGATGCTTCCAAAGCTCATTGAAGAAGTGAATGATTTGGATGATGAGAATAAGGTGTCTTGTATTGTTGTTACTTTTAATATGGGTTGGGCTTTGGAAGTTGGAGTCAAATTGGGAATTAAAGGTGCTCTTCTTTGGACTGCTTCTGCTACTTCTCTGGCTTGTTGTTATAGAATTCCTCAATTAATTGATGATGGAATTATTGATTCTGAAG GATTTCCAACAAAAACACAAGAAATTCAACTCTCTCCAAATATGCCTAAGATGGAAACTACAAACTTTCCATGGAAAGCCCATGACAAAATCTTATTTGATCATATTTCACAAGAGATGCTAGCCATAGATTTAGGACATTGGTGGATTTGCAACACAACTTTTAATTTAGAGCATGCAACATTTTCTATCTCACCAAAGATTCTATCAATTGGTCCATTAATGTCACATGAAAATGAAAGTAACAAAAGTTCATTCTGGCAAGAAGACACAACTTGTTTAGATTGGCTAGATCAACATCCACCTCGATCCGTCGTATATGTTTCCTTCGGTAGTTTGGCAATTATGGACCAAAACCAATTTAACGAACTAGCTTTAGGACTTGACCTCGTGAACAAGCCTTTTCTTTGGGTTGTTCGTCCGAGTAATGACAACAAGATAAAGTATGCATATCCGAATGAATTTGTTGGAAATAAAGGGAAGATTGTTGGTTGGGCACCGCAGAAGAAGATATTGAACCATCCGTCTATAGCGTGTTTCGTTAGTCATTGTGGCTGGAATTCTACTATAGAAGGCGTTTATTGTGGTGTGCCTTTCTTGTGTTGGTCATTTTACGGGGATCAATTTGTTAACAAGTCATATGTTTGTGATGTGTGGAAAGTTGGACTTGAACTAAACAAAGATGAAAATGGGTTAGTATTAAGGGAAGAGATAAAGAAAAAAGTTGAACAGTTGCTTGGAGATCAAGGGATACAAGAAAGATCCTTGAAGCTTAAGGAATTGACATTGGATAACATAGTAGAAGAAGGTCAttcttcaaagaatctccaaaacttcatcaattgGGCTAAGTAA